The window TTATGCACGGGGAATTAGTCCCCATATTCAAGCTGAAGGATCGCCGTTTTGACACAACAGAGGAGACCCAGTGCGAGTCGCAGATGGTGCTTGACGTACTTACAAAACGGGACTTCCAGAGAGCGTTTGAAGCGTGACAGCACTGGGAGCAGTGTACTACTTCAAAGGGGATGgcagccaaatttaaatcatttaCGGTTTTTGCTTTGCTTGGCACAGACTCTTTTTTATCGTATCTCATATGTATTCTTTGGGTTTATGTatggctgcttgtgtttagacaacatttaacatcagAGAAGTTTAGCTCCTTTTATTAGATGAAGAAAAGTTTAGTAGAAACTGTATATCTCCTAGGTTGAGGTGGTATTTGTACTAAAACTCAGTTATCAAATCAACACAAGCATGAGCATCCATTAGATGTAGTTATTAAAGAACTGTGACCATGCTCTGCACTGAGCTGgatattttacagctgaaaaatacTGCTGTCAGTGCTCTTTGGTGGCCAAACTATTGACAGTGACACCATTACATAACCTACCTCAAACATATCACAGACATTTCTGTAATGCAATTTCTTGTTAGTTTCCCGCTTTAAACAGAATTTTGCAAAATGATAATCAATTTGATCATGTCATTGTGGTATGATTTAggttaaaaaagataaaattatGTTCCAGTCctctcacatttttaaataaagtaaaatatttcagttggCTTTCACGACACAAACTCTGGATTTTCTGGATTTTTCCTGCCAGCTCCACAACTTTCTCACTGATCACACCTTAACAAACTGGGATTGAGCTGTACTCTGACCACTCAAGAATGTCTAAACAGGGTGAAAGCAGGCTTTTGTATCGTTTCTCTCCTTCTGCCTGAATGGGAGAAATGCTGAATTTGGCTCGAGATCTGCCCTCCTTTTCTGGCatcctttgaaaaaaaaagtgtaccAAAGTGCCTATTTAGGAGGATGAATTGTGTCATGTGGGTTGCAGACGTGCTCTCGTGTGAGCATAAATTAACTAGATGAGCAGTCTGCACATCTGAGGAGATACACATAATACATGCATATAGGTGGAAATGCACACGCTGATGCcatttttcccttttgtgcAGCGCTCTGCTCCAGTTACATCAGTCACATCACACTGTGTCCCATGTCCCCACAATCCCCCCTACGGTCATTCATCACAATGTCACTCAAACACTGACTCGGGTCCCCGGAGTGTCATGGTTATGTCGTCCCTCTGTGCGTGTACGTGTGTGTCATGTATGCGTATATTTTTGCgtgtctgtgcatgcatttgtgtgaatgcatgtgtctGAGTGCATCCATGcatgtatttttctatttttaggGACGtggtgctttttgttttgttttgttttgtgggtttttttcttccctctctcagAGGGCGCCGGAGATATGAAggtgtgttgctgcagtgacagagagggaagagacagagcgagtctagagaaagagagcgagagagaagtGGGAAGAAGTCAGGAggagctcagcagcagcagcagcagcaacaggcagAGGGCAAAGAGGATGACAGTGCCTTCTAGTAGCCTCTCTGTCAACATGATTATCTTTGAACCCAGCTGGAGGTCAAAGGCGTGTCAGACTACATGCAAGATGGTTACTAAGGGGAGTCAAACAGACACTCAGTGGGGGCTACATGGGAAGGCGGAGGCAGAGCCAAGCCAGCTTTGCATTCACTCCCTGAAGATTCAACAGTGAAATTATGAAAATCACATGTTCTCCTGGCAGAAACGAGCAGGGAGCTGCTCACTTGTAGCTTTGCCGCGGCTCACTGCAATATGGATCAGAGTTCTGGGGGGAGAGGCATCCGTCTGAAGGCATGAATAGAAAATCACTACAGCCGACATGTGATCCAccattgttgtttttccaaTTAGCATCTGCGCTGCTGAGCATCTCTCAGGTTGAAACATGAAGGTGTCAATctaacagtaacacaaacacacacacacagatcttgAAGCTTTAACGTCTAAAGATTACACACAGCTGAGGTGCAATAGTGCCACTGATGTGCTCCGCTAATGACACAGAGTTGGCTCTGTACAAAATGAAGAGCTCATCAAAGCACATCAGATCCCAGAGTTCGCGTTGTGCATGCATCACTGGTCAGTTTTTGAGGCCgacaaacaaaaagaacatcTCGTTAATGCAAATCTGTATCAGCTGCAATCTGCAGACAAGCTTTAAATAGAAAGCCAGGCTGATGCCCATTACGTGACCCTGTGCCATGATACATACCGTACATAATAACTCCATAGCTCCATAGACCAATGTAATTGAAGGAAAACTGAGTGCGGCTGTGTTTAAGAAACCCGAATGTAGTTTTCTACTGTATCAGGAAGCCACTGGTTTCCACTCATTACTGTGCAATATTAAAGTCTACTGGTATAATCATACAGCTTCCTCAAGTTGTGTTATCTGCCACAGAGTCAAGCCTGCAATATATTTTTGTCATAGTTGGGatttttctattttggattCAGCTCCAGTTCTCTAAAATACCTGGATTCAATAAGCTCTGGCTAAAGCTAAGATGATTACTCCAATAATCAATCAACAGATATAATTATCATACATAATGTCAGTCAGACTTAACATTTCACAGACTATACGATTAATAAATTAATCTAAAAAATGCAACTCACTGAAATCGTTTTAATTTAACTATGACATGAATTGCTCAGGTTGCCACACCAATCCACTGCAACCATGGACGCAGTGGCACTAAGAATTCAACAGCCTGCCTTTACTGAACAGATGTAAGCAAGAGTAGAAACCAAATGTTGTGCTAATATTACTGCAGAAACAGTATATTGAATCAGTGCATCTCTTGATCATGTCGTGTCcatttcaggtgttttttcCAGTATTTGAGTTAAAGTAGCTGATGAAAAAtaaggtgtgaaaaaagtaatttaatgtaTAGATTCTGCTAATTTCATCTGTTgcttggttgttgttgtttctgtctcagctgaaaaaatgtgttgattacAAATTTAATCTTTGAGTTTGAGTTAGTTATAACGTTTGTTGCTTGTGAATGTTTACAGCTAAACCCATTTAGATTCAAGATGGGATTTGATAAGATTCAGATTCAataaaaagccattaaaacCCCCAACCCTAGTCATGGTCTTTTCAAAGTCAATCTGCATTTAAACTGCATTACTAAGCAACAACAGTGAAACATCAACAAAGCCAATGCAGACTTGgtgttgattgattgattacaTAACTCAAGAGTATGCCAACAATCTTTAACAGCAGGATAAATACATCCTTAACCCTGAAATTATGCATCATGCATTTAAAAGCGGTCTGCAGAAATGTTGTGTATACATGATTTGTGGTAACACTCTGGTATGGCCCTTTAAAATACACTTTCCAGAGGCATCTTTTTGACATCCTATTTGTTGATGTGACGGAGAagatcaataaaaaaaacttggtTGTGGTATTAAAGCTTCCCTTTCCTAACATTCACATATTGTATGCAGTGTGCTGTTCACCTATTCACTGGTGGACTTAATTAACAATCAGTATGAGAGAGTCCAAGTATTCAACAAGTGGGTGTTCAGAATATCTTGTTTTAGTGTCAAAATCAACTTCGTGCCAGAGCTTGCTCGCTTTGATCTGCCAAAAAAGTGGAGTATTTGTTGAAAACATAAAGGCCTTAAGATGATCAGAATTTCAATTTAAGCAGTGCAACATGATACTCTGCATGTCAAtaacacaacaccacaacaaCTGGCTCTGGTCAACATCCTTTTtgacactgaacaaacaaaacaacaggctGCTACACTCAACAACAAGCCAAATTAGAGGTAGAAATCAACACTAGCAACCATCCAAATAATGCCACAAATGTTAGGCTGTTTTTCGGTCCAATCAGACAAACCAGCAGGTACGCAAACATCCTTTAAATGTTCTGATTTGTagtagaaaagaaagaaaactacttggctgcagaaataaacaaaactagCAGAGGGATTTGGGGGAATTTACTATTCACTGTGGCCCAAGACAAAACAATTACCTTCCTTCAGTGACTAAAATACTACACACCTGTTGCAGTACTCTATGTGCCAGTAAGCACAATGTTATTATGTGAAGGCTGACAACAACAAGGCATCAGCAGAGAGTACATTTGCAGAACAAAGCTCAAGAGTCAACCTGTGCAGCCGAACACCAAAGTCCCAAGGAGAAAGCACAGCAGGAGACTCCCAGCGCAGCAGCGTGGGAGGGAAAGAGCAGCTATCAGCATTCATCAAGTCATTTTACtggccaaagaaaaaaaataaaaacatctctgGAAACTTGCAAGACTCAGAACACGCAACCAAAACACCTCAGTACCACAGTCCTTTAAGGGCTGCAGGGCAGCAAAGATGCTCTGACCCCAACTGATCCCAGAACAGAGCTGACATTTAAAAGAAGGCATCAGTGGACTCACGGTTTTGAAGTCGCTGGGGCTGCACTCCTGGCCTTGGTAGCGGCAGTAGAGCATCATCTCTCTCAGGTCGTGGCCGACCCTCTCGATGAACTCCTTCATGCTGAACGGCGTGGGCTTGTATTTGGTGAAGTTGGCTTTTTCCTGCAGGGAAGCCAACACGTCGGGCTCAGCCAGGTGCGCTTGGGGGATTTTCAGGTGCACATCCAGCAGTGCCATTAGCTCTCCAGCGTGGTACAGATCGTTGCGCGTGAGGCGGCTGAAGCGGTACGCGTTGAGGTTACAAATGGTCACAGCAGGGAAGACCAGGCTGCTCGACACCACGGCATCCACGCTGGTCACGTGAGGGTAGGAGAGGAAATAGGCCAGGCGTTCAGCGCTCTCCAGGGCTAACAGTCCCAGGCAGGCCAGCAGAGCCGCAGCCCAGAGTAAGCGGCGCACGCTGGGCTGACCATAAGGGAAGACGTAGCGCAGGCCGTGCAGCGTGCTGGTGTGAGCAAAGGCCTGCCAGGAGGTAGGGTGCAGGCTGGAGCTCTCCTGGCTCCCCTGACTGCCACAGCTCTCCTTCAGATCCATCATCAGCCCTCCAGCTCCTCAGCCAGGGAGCCCCTGGTGCACTCACACCTGCACAGACAGCAAGAAAACGTCAATAAAAGACTTAGATTCTCATCCCATAATAATATCGACTGTGCTAataagacaaaagaagaaagagagaagagaggagaggaagatagCAATGCAAAAGACAAGGAGGAAAGTagaagacagaggcagagacctGCAGCAAACACTCATAGgaaacataaagacagaaaaacgaGCACATTAAAAGCCAAGCAACAaatgagaaagaagaggaagtaGACATAAGAAGGCAAAGATCTCCACAATCCAAATAACTACTACGGAGAGTAAGAGACAGAGGATAAAGATGCTCCCTTAGGgcatccctctcctctccacctccactcTCAATCACTCCCTTGAGCTTAGAGTTACTGAGGCTGCCAGCAGCTCCTACTACACCCccgacacacacatactcactcaACACACACGCTCTCCCCAAATTCCAAACtgacccccaccctcccacctcctccgCCACCTCCCCTCCATACTCTGTCGCCCTGTGTGACTGCTCGATTTTCATTGACAAAAATCCCAGAGGTAAGTCCTCTGTGACACCCGGAGCGAGAGGTGAGAGTCACTTAAGCCGCAAGCCAATCAaagctgcctctgtgtgtttaacGTCCCGACTCATCtccattcaaaaacacacacactcacgcagcTGTAACTATCTCGTGCATGAGTGTGCATTAagattgacacacacacacacacaaagaaaatacatcCAGGTTTCTCGGGATCTCCTGTGCCCCCAACTAATGACAAGCCTAAGCACCTCTCTCGTTCAGCCTAGCGAGAAGACATCCAGCCGGcacgagtgtgtgtgagtctgagagtgtgtgtttgtgcgtgtgtgtgtgagagagagagagagacagcggcagagagagagagagagggagaggggaagagagagaaggagagctgTTGATGATCAGAGCCGCTGGTTAGTCTCGCATGCCGATCCAAACTCCTCCcgttttcctcttcttctggcCAGATACATCCgctttccctcctcttcccagCTCATCTGTGGCGGCGGCGAACAACAGCGGAGCCGGGAGAGACGGGAGGcgcacacaccaacacacatgctcgcacagagtgagagagagtgagtagcggggagagagaggaaaggggggagaaagaggagggaagacGACGCTCTCCTCGCTTGCTCTCTCCACAGCCAAGTCTCTTATTCAAtatgtttcctcctcctccttctcctcctccaacaccaCCACCTTCACTCATTTGTCTTTCAGCCTTTCATATTTCCATATCTTGTCACCACAAACAgagtgatggatggatgcaaAACGGGAGGCTGTCAGAGGTACAGATAGTACAGGGGAAAACAGTGGTGGCAGCTTGGTCGAGGAGGGGGGGTGTATGTCATGGGAAGTGAAGCAGAAGTGGAGACGGAGGAGTAAAGGCAGAGAGATGTAGGTTGAGGGGAGGGATGAGGACAAAAATAAGATaggaaaactaaaaaaagagTGAGCCAGCGAGGAAGTGTGGTCACACGAGTTACAATGTCACATGCACGGACGTAAAGGGAATAATAACACACAGAGTGCGAGTGTCACGTgtataaaacactgaaattgtGAGCCCTGTATCTGTAATTGAGGGCATTTTATCTTTGCGAGTAGCTGTGTGTTTATCAatcaagacagagagaaaacagccaGTACGTGAAAATATatgaggagacaggaggaataGAGCTgtgacaagaaaataaaagaaggtGTGAGAGTGTTGAAAGGTggtaagagagaaaataaatcaggtTTTGTGAGGATTTGGACTGAATGGAAACAGGCAGGTTGTCAACCTGATCCTAGAAAGTCACCTCATCATTTTCAGCAAACAGAAGTTAAAAGCTTGCTGAATTACAATAAGGCAGATATCAAATAATATACCACAGAATAATGGTGGATTTTCTGGCTGATACCAACACGGGTACTTGACAGTTTTAAAAGAATCAGATAACAATGTATTGGCCACGTAAGCACACATACATGTGAGAAACATGAGACTGGCAGCAAATAAAGAAGGAAATTGGAAAATGAATATCAGAGAAACATTTAGTATTTAActttatgtgagtgtgtattaaAGGTAAGACTCAAATGCAGCttacaaaactaaaaaaaaaagaagatataaCTATACAATACGATAACACTTATGATACAATACAATACTAATTTTggtaaatattaaatgaattgGTGTGCAGTGTGGGTAAGCCTTAAgaacatttaattaatttttgatTACTTATATTAACTTCTCTTTCCATGAATAATTCATCTTTACAACAAGAAAGTTTTGTCTAACCATTATTTATGtcaacaaatttaaatttaatttttaaaaaagcctttttaaaaCCAGTTAATTACCGTTTTTGTGCAGAGATTTACTTATTTGCAACCAAAGGTAAAAATAGGTGAAAGTAGGCCAATTACGTTATAGGGGGGAAAGTAGCGGTAAAAGACTCATCATTACCATAATCAGCAACACTAATTGACACTACACCTGCCATGCTGGCAACTACACTAACTCCCATCTTCTGTCAAAGCTTGTTTCAGTCCTCTGGTTACATGTCATGCTAATATGCCAATTACACAATCATGTATCTGAACAGGCAAAACACCTGAGAGAAACCCTCTGCAATAAGCAGGAGGACACACAGCAGATACCTGAAAGCAAGCAGCCAATCTTGGTGGTAgtaaatttagaaaataaatagcTTTATGTACTGCACATTGTTTCAGACTAAATAAAAAATTCAAGATTGCTTTTGGGAAAATACAAACATGCTGTTGGCCAAGACTCTCATTTTATAGAATTATTGGGCAATTACCGTACACCTCTaataaagtgattaaaaagtaaTGGGCAGCCAAAATGAAAGAGGCAGTCCTATAAAATATGCTTTAATAtcattagaataaaaaaaacttcattaCCTAAGTTTAAGGAGTCCAGGGTTTAATTAAGTTGCTTTAAATACATAATGCTACATCTGTTTAAAGATGCAAGGATCAGTTCGATTAATCGATTACTCGTTTTTCAACCACATATGCAaaagaaatgctgtttttagaTCCTGAAAGTATCAGCCCCTGTATACATATCATGGACAATATTGGAATATTTTgagtggggttttttttcttttctttttttttggtcgtgagtgaaataaaacaagCCACAAGCCACCTGAGCTTGGACTTGGAGAGGGTCATTTTTCActcctgacattttattgaaTACACAATTAGTCAACTTAACGAGAAAATAAGAGGCATATTAATCTAGAATAAAATAAtcgttagttgcagccctacatcTATTTCCTGCTTGTAAATTGGTCAGTCATTATACATTAGGTTAATTCTTCCACCGAGCTTttgttaatgttagctaacatcGTCCTTGCTAAGCATTTTACCCTTATATGCTGATTATCACGCATTAATAATTAACTGTGGTTACGCTAAATACTTTTTTTGTACGGCATTCTATAAAGACGATATTTCAATAATCATAATGCGTTTTAACTcggtaaaaagaaaaatatgtggtTGTTTTGTATGTTAGCTTGTTTTGTATGTTAGCTCACCCTTAATCGGTCCGAATTTCAAAGTTTGGCGGCCGCCGAGCTCCTTGTTTTAAaccctctcctcatcttctttcaaataaaaaataataatccttTAATCGTGTACTGTTCTGTTGGGAGTAATGTGGCGTTGGAAAATAAACCATATTTAAGCAGTCTTTTCAGGGCTTGTGTGCTTCACCGTCGTCCGTGTCCATAGGTGTCCGGTAAACCCCGAAATGACTGTAAACAATCAAGATGGCGGCCGGATGTGGCGCACTTTAGCTGTCGTTGTTTGTcaggagaaaaaagacaaaataataccATCATGTAATCCAGTTAAAAGATATATATTGATAATAAATGTCtatttatatgaaaaatattagattagatttgttttatgtttactttttatttttattttggaacaTTAACAGTCTTGAACAGGTAAAGGAGGTTTCCCTTTAGAATATAGATGTTACCCAGTGAGAATATTTTCACCTGAGCTGGTTGGTTTCTTTTTATCTGCTTATTGCCTCAACTTAATATACCTGAACATGTCTTccaaatgttaatgttataGTTGTAGAACAACCAGTGTGTTTGGGTAGTATCTATCTCATTgttaagaaaaataataagacTCCAATGCAATCATCAGTGCAACAGTCtctaatgtaaaaacaatggtTATGAGAGGCACCAAGTAGAACTAGATCTGTGGCAGTTAATGGACCTgtaacagaaacattttcatacCTTTCccaataaaactcacatttttgTTGTCAAGAACATCACTTCACAAAATTCATTGGAAGTTCAGGACTAAGAACGCTGAAATTTCCTTCaattattgttttatcattGATATTAGATAGATTAGATTCACCCTtattgcatatatatatatatatatatatatatatatatatatatatatatatacatatgctGGCTAATAGTATTATGTGCATCTTGGGGTATCTGTACATCTCTATGCACTTGCAAACTAAGTTCAGCAATTtgcaacaacacagaaacactaatTAAAAGTAAAGAATGACTGAAGTTGAAAGATACagtattgtgtttttatctctctctcaagtacacacatacacactgcctacacccacacacactgtcagtcgATCACACAGTCTTTCTCCCAAATGAAATTTGCTGTGGTCTCAGACAGCTGCAGGGTTTGCTGGTTTCTTAACAACTTAATTAAGCAAATCTCCCCTTTTCCCACCGAGGTAATGAGCGTAGTTTTACAGGGATTAAACAGTCTCCAGGGTTGAAAATAAGGCTTTATGCTTTAGCAATCTTATCTGGCTTTATCCATCCAACCAACTTTCCATCCACAAGATTATTAAGGCGGGAGTCTTGTTAGCCTTGCCAGCCTTGCCatattcttctctttttaatttGCAAGGTATTAATGCTAAAAAGGCTTAGTGCAACATTATTAAATATGAGACTGAGTTTGTTCTTTCTGTCACTGGGTACAGGCATAAATTTCCATTCTTGACTTGGATTAATGTGGATagctcatgtttattcattcagtttaaaGGTGTCACAGCAAAGGTTTACATATAGATAGGTGACAAGTTAAAGGAAAACCAACGTTAAGTATCACTGTAATGCTGCTGAGAGCCTTAGGAAACTCTACTGAATGGATGAACACCATTATGACACATGATATACAACCATTTGTTATTTTGACGACGGGCTGTCCAATGTATTTTCATGCTTTCACATCAAACCAAGCAGTGACCTTTCCTACCCTAAATGGAACCACTTGCATATTCCTCaactcatttattcaggttttccCTTTAATGTGTCATCCGTCTGAATTTAAGTAGTATGTAAATATATGCACTGTATTATATGGACAGTATAGAATGCATTAAAGAAGCTAGTGTGCAGTGAAACctattttcactgtgtttttaaacctttttcTTCTAACTTTGAGGTTCAaaattcattcttgaccttggaaacgGCTGTTGCCAAAGCAAAATCAATTCAAGGTCCTTTTATTAGCAAATGTGGTGTAACATCATGGAACTGTAgataaacatttacatttttttcttttactttggaGACCTACTGTAGATATTAAACACATAGATCATACAGGTATTGAATTTTCCAGAACATGGGGCAAGCCATTGCCCGAATGGCTGGACCACATACCATATGTGCACaagccctgagcagctggtctcCAGCTCGCCTCCCAGCCAGACGGACCCTTCACTGTATATCTTTCCCCTACtctttcccctcatttcctgtctctctccactgtcgctATCAACCAGTGTTTCCTCTAGGTTGACTGTTTAATGAACTTGCATGGTTTAAGCTTCATGTTTAAATGCATTTCTCTGGCTTTTAATCCAACCTTGCCAGAGCCCAATAAGACAGCCAGTGAAAAGTTTCTTGCTTGCTTGAGCAGGCCTTAGCGCTATACTGTAACAAACTTAAAGCGCATTTTACTCTTTCAATGTGAAGTTTGgctgccattttttttccaattttgcAACCATTGTGAGTCATCAACTATTCACCTAAGACATTAAAAAGGATGGCCGTTGGATATTTCAGGCCTCTCTACCCAAATCTCAGAGAGTTAACTGTACTTTACATCAGAGATGAGAAAGTT of the Lates calcarifer isolate ASB-BC8 unplaced genomic scaffold, TLL_Latcal_v3 _unitig_968_quiver_1081, whole genome shotgun sequence genome contains:
- the LOC108880647 gene encoding acid-sensing ion channel 2-like isoform X1, which gives rise to MMDLKESCGSQGSQESSSLHPTSWQAFAHTSTLHGLRYVFPYGQPSVRRLLWAAALLACLGLLALESAERLAYFLSYPHVTSVDAVVSSSLVFPAVTICNLNAYRFSRLTRNDLYHAGELMALLDVHLKIPQAHLAEPDVLASLQEKANFTKYKPTPFSMKEFIERVGHDLREMMLYCRYQGQECSPSDFKTVSPLMPSFKCQLCSGISWGQSIFAALQPLKDCGTEVFWLRVLSLASFQRCFYFFSLASKMT
- the LOC108880647 gene encoding acid-sensing ion channel 2-like isoform X2: MMDLKESCGSQGSQESSSLHPTSWQAFAHTSTLHGLRYVFPYGQPSVRRLLWAAALLACLGLLALESAERLAYFLSYPHVTSVDAVVSSSLVFPAVTICNLNAYRFSRLTRNDLYHAGELMALLDVHLKIPQAHLAEPDVLASLQEKANFTKYKPTPFSMKEFIERVGHDLREMMLYCRYQGQECSPSDFKTVRLLSSWKRS